In Populus nigra chromosome 1, ddPopNigr1.1, whole genome shotgun sequence, one genomic interval encodes:
- the LOC133706262 gene encoding uncharacterized protein LOC133706262: MALGSVLLEILQRPTIGEVLSEILIFVIPLWVAVAVGVLVGWAWKPKWASNLSREMLLDSKVSKEAKKEGEFSATTSSVIPSFNILKFQLPSCVSWVADDGGIQKDSLSVPPTLNSECSSSKMKKEKSDLVMEDDLEHLSKLVEVTDGGPAWIQMMDRSTPTMSYQAWRRDPETGPPQYRSRTVYEDVTPELVRDFFWDDEFRAKWDDMLLHAETLEDCPTTGTMLVQWVRKFPFFCSDREYIIGRRIWESGRMYYCVTKGVPCSSVPRRNKPRRVDLYYSSWCIRAVESKRGDGQLTACEVMLFHHEDMGIPWEIAKLGVRQGMWGAVKKIEPGLRAYQKDRASAAPLSRSAFMAQINTKVSADYLRSLESRTSSDMLEIESQETPEKRVGNNISKFLVIGGAVALACTLDRGLATKALIFGVARRFAIGRRM, from the exons ATGGCTTTAGGTTCAGTTTTATTGGAGATTTTGCAAAGACCTACAATTGGGGAAGTGTTGAgtgagattttgatttttgtgatTCCTTTGTgggttgctgttgctgttgggGTTCTTGTGGGGTGGGCATGGAAGCCTAAATGGGCTAGTAATTTGAGTAGAGAAATGTTGTTGGATTCCAAGGTTTCAAAGGAGGctaaaaaagaaggagaattTTCAGCAACAACAAGTTCTGTGATTCCAAGTTTCAATATTTTGAAGTTTCAGTTGCCAAGTTGTGTTTCTTGGGTTGCTGATGATGGTGGGATTCAAAAGGACTCTCTCTCTGTGCCACCTACCCTCAATTCTGAATGCAG TtcatcaaaaatgaaaaaggaaaaatcagATCTTGTGATGGAAGATGATTTGGAGCATTTGAGCAAGCTGGTGGAAGTGACAGATGGAGGTCCTGCTTGGATTCAGATGATGGATCGTTCAACACCTACTATGAGCTATCAAGCTTGGCGCAGAGATCCTGAG ACTGGCCCTCCACAATATCGTAGCAGAACTGTTTACGAGGATGTCACACCTGAACTGGTGAGGGACTTCTTTTGGGATGATGAATTTCGAGCAAAGTGGGACGACATGCTTTTACACGCTGAAACTTTGGAGGATTGCCCTACCACAGGAACCATGTTGGTCCAGTGGGTGCGCAAG TTTCCTTTCTTTTGTAGTGACAGAGAATACATCATAGGCCGTCGAATTTGGGAGTCAGGTCGAATGTACTACTGTGTTACAAAG GGAGTTCCTTGCTCCTCTGTGCCAAGACGCAACAAACCAAGGCGTGTTGATTTGTACTATTCAAGCTGGTGCATTCGTGCAG TTGAATCAAAAAGAGGGGATGGCCAGCTGACTGCCTGTGAGGTGATGCTGTTCCACCATGAAGACATGGGTATTCCTTGGGAAATTGCAAAGCTTGGAGTCCGGCAGGGTATGTGGGGAGCTGTGAAGAAGATTGAGCCTGGTCTACGTGCATATCAGAAAGATAGAGCATCTGCAGCTCCACTTTCACGTAGTGCTTTCATGGCTCAGATCAACACCAAAGTGAGTGCAGACTACCTGAGATCTTTGGAGAGCAGGACTAGTAGTGATATGTTAGAGATTGAATCTCAGGAAACACCGGAGAAACGTGTTGGGAATAATATATCGAAGTTTTTAGTGATTGGTGGGGCTGTTGCTCTTGCTTGTACTCTTGACCGGGGGCTCGCAACTAAGGCACTTATATTTGGAGTCGCCAGAAGGTTTGCAATTGGAAGGAGGATGtga